The DNA segment TCTGCTGTACGAGATTTCGATCATAATAGTCCGAATGACCGAACGAAAACGTGAGAAGGATCAGGCTACCGAAGAGGACGAAACGCCATCTGAGTAAGGCTACCAGGCTTTACCTCGGTATCACGGCGCGTGGGCAGGGTGTTCAGTCGGGGAAGTTCATGGTTCAACTCCGCTCACCATGAGGTGATAAATCACTTCTTGCGCTTCGCGCCCTGTGACCCTGTCAAGCATTACCTGGAGTAGCACGCGCGCAGCGCGAAAAACAGGCTTGCCTGTCACCCTGAGCGGAGTCGAAGGGTGGATATATTTTGCTATCTACTGTCCCAAACAAGGTTTGAGACGGCCACCCGCCGCACCATCTGTTTGGCACAAAAGAGACGTCTGGCCGGTTGACATCCATGCCGGGGTCAGCTAAATTGTCTAAGCTGAAAGATTTCGGCGGGCGTAATTCAGTGGTAGAATGTCAGCTTCCCAAGCTGGACGTCGTGGGTTCGAACCCCATCGCCCGCTCTTTTTTTGTGGTTGAGATTTGATATGAAGGTCCGTGAAATTGACCCCACCTCGCCGCTGTTTGGGCATGTTCGTCCCGGCTACAGGCTGGTCTCGCTCAACGGTGTCAAAGTCGTCGATTCGTTGGATTTTCAGTTTCGAAGCGCCGATGAACAGGTACACCTGAAGTTTGCCGACGCCGCTGATCAGGTTCTCGAATTTGAGGTCGACGGACTGAACGACGATCTGGGACTGATGTGGGAAGAGGGCGACATAGGGCGTTGCAAGTGTCAATGTATCTTTTGTTTCGTTCATCAGCAGCCGAAAGGGATGCGTCGAACGCTCTATATCAAGGATGAAGATTACCGGCTGTCATTTACTCACGGCAACTTCATCACTTTGTCAAATGTGTCCGACAGGGAGATCGAACGGATAATCGATCAGCGACTATCACCTCTCTACGTGTCGGTCCACACCACCGACGACCGCTTGCGCCGCGAGATGCTGGGAAACCAAAAACTTGTTCCTATCAACGACCAATTGAAGCGCCTGACCGACGGCGGCATAGAACTCCACACCCAGGTGGTGTTATGTCCCGGCATCAACGACGGTGAGCATCTCGACAAGACCGTCCACGAGTTGGCTTCGCTACATCCAAAGTTGACTTCGCTGGCCGTGGTGCCGGTTGGGTTGACGCGATACCGCCAACGCCTGCCGCAACTTCGCACATATACAACCGTTGAGTCCGGCCAACTAATCGGCACCGTGCACCGGTGGCAAAGACAGTTTTTGAAATCGCTGGGCACCCGCTTTGTCTGGCCGGCCGATGAATTCTATGTAAGCGCCGGATGTAGTTTTCCCACCCATGCATCTTATGAAGCGATGCCGCAGTTTGAGAACGGGGTCGGCATGGTCCGCGAGTTTGTCACCAGGTTCAATAGGCGACGTCGCCGACTCAGACAGTTGACCAGTCACAAGCGAGTCTTGTTCGTCACCGGCCGCTCAGCCTGGCCGGTGCTGAAGCATGAAATCTGGCCGTTTCTCACCGATGAGGTTGGCCTGGCGGCCACACTGCATCCGGTAACCAATCGCTTCTGGGGCGACACGGTGACCGTTTCCGGTCTGCTGGTTGGCCGGGACTTAGAAGCCGAACTCATCAAGATGGCGCCCCAGTACGACTGCATCGTTCTTCCGCCCAATTGCTTGAACGGCGACCGGCTATTTCTCGATGACCTGTCCTTCAAAGAACTCCAGAGTGCTCTCGGGTGTCCGGTGATTGTCGGTAAGTATGACTTCGTCGAAACCATCATGGAGGTGTTTTCATGAAGCTCCCGACGGTAGCCATTGTCGGTCGCCCCAATGTCGGCAAATCGTCTTTGTTCAATCGTTTCCTGCGTCGCCCGATTGCCGTTGTTGCGGAGCAGCCGGGGGTGACGCGCGATCGCAATTACGCCGTGTGCGATTGGAGTGGGCGCAGCTTCTATTTGATCGATACCGG comes from the Candidatus Zixiibacteriota bacterium genome and includes:
- a CDS encoding DUF512 domain-containing protein, whose protein sequence is MKVREIDPTSPLFGHVRPGYRLVSLNGVKVVDSLDFQFRSADEQVHLKFADAADQVLEFEVDGLNDDLGLMWEEGDIGRCKCQCIFCFVHQQPKGMRRTLYIKDEDYRLSFTHGNFITLSNVSDREIERIIDQRLSPLYVSVHTTDDRLRREMLGNQKLVPINDQLKRLTDGGIELHTQVVLCPGINDGEHLDKTVHELASLHPKLTSLAVVPVGLTRYRQRLPQLRTYTTVESGQLIGTVHRWQRQFLKSLGTRFVWPADEFYVSAGCSFPTHASYEAMPQFENGVGMVREFVTRFNRRRRRLRQLTSHKRVLFVTGRSAWPVLKHEIWPFLTDEVGLAATLHPVTNRFWGDTVTVSGLLVGRDLEAELIKMAPQYDCIVLPPNCLNGDRLFLDDLSFKELQSALGCPVIVGKYDFVETIMEVFS